The sequence ATGGTTTGACATCACCTCAAGCGTATCCATCATTTCAGGACTTGTTTCCTGATCAAGGATCGCCGACATCCGATCGCCACCAAACACCAACAGATGCTGTGTTATCCTTCCATGACCTTTTTCCAGAGCAGCCTATAGAACAAAATGCATCTGAACCATCCTATTCTGCTGCGGAATCAACACTGACACTAGAGCACCTCTTCTAGGTGAGAAGTTCAGCGAATCAGCGGATTCACGACTGCATCTTGAAGAGTAAACTCAACGTTAAGTGTGTTCCTATGCATTACTCTATCTGGCGAAGAGTAGCTATGTGGCTAGATTATCAGCTGTGGCTAGATTATCAGCATAGTATTATCAGCATAGTTATCTTTCAAGGTGTTCCATCTATCGTGGAGCAGCGTTCCTGATGTTAAATCGTCTAGGGCAGATAGCGCTCACTTAATTGCGTATCAAGCACTACTGCATAGTTCCAATGAATTACGATCCCCTCGATTGTTCCCAGAACTCGCTAAATCGATTAGATGCTAGCAATACCTGCCAACCATCTCAGACTGAAATTAGTGTGTATGAGTGTGAGCTGACCCTGAGATTTAGACTGATAGAGGAACGGGCTGCATTTCACGACCTTGATGAGGACGAACTTTTAGAAAAGTTATTAGAAGCAGTAACCTGCGGTAATGATGACTATATGGAAATCGGCCAGAAGCAGATCCGGGTATCCGAGCTTTCTGAAGTGCAAGCATCTCCTAAAATGCGACGGCAACTGATTCGACTCCGGAACTTCATGGGCAGCTAAATCTGTTGGCCGGCTTGTTAGCTAGTTCGTAGCCTGAGTTAGGCTAAATGGTTAAGCATTAGTTTGTGATAGCTAGAGTTGTCGTGTGCAGGTAGCGCTGTCATTTCAATCTTTGCCTACTACTACCCTTTTGGCTTCATAGTAATACACAACTAGCATTAGGATCTTTGTATGAGGTTAGCTGTGTTGATTTAAGTCCTCACTACGAGCCTTGACAGCAACCAACTTAGTCTAACCAACCAACGTTTGCTATCGCTTGTTGTCAACAGTTAGTGCCCACTATTACCTAAGTAGCGTACCTCATCAACCGAGTACGCAACCCTAGCAACAGCAGGCACAATTACGGAATCGATTCTGGAGAACGAACTAGAACAAGCCCAAGGTTAGAGACTTGTCGATTGGGAAGGTTGCACCAATTCCAAGCCACAGAGTCACAGCAGTGCCAAACAGAAATACTGCTGTCGCTACGGGGCGGCGGAAGGGATTTTGAAACTTGTTGACACTCTCGATAAAGGGTACCAACATCAACCCTAGAGGAATAGCTCCCATCATTGCAATCCCTAGCAACTTGTTAGGTACGATCCGCAGAATCTGGAATACAGGATACAAGTACCACTCCG comes from Cyanobacteriota bacterium and encodes:
- a CDS encoding Npun_R1517 family heterocyst differentiation transcriptional regulator — its product is MNYDPLDCSQNSLNRLDASNTCQPSQTEISVYECELTLRFRLIEERAAFHDLDEDELLEKLLEAVTCGNDDYMEIGQKQIRVSELSEVQASPKMRRQLIRLRNFMGS
- the petD gene encoding cytochrome b6-f complex subunit IV, with amino-acid sequence EWYLYPVFQILRIVPNKLLGIAMMGAIPLGLMLVPFIESVNKFQNPFRRPVATAVFLFGTAVTLWLGIGATFPIDKSLTLGLF